The DNA segment aaatgtttataaacatcaTAACTAACACTgtgcaaagtttcatgcttttaccataaagtgatcaattGTCCCAAAATGCTGGACTAACAAtacacaatgtatattcacttttacttccaactgataaattaaaacaatctttgccattcagtgataacaagcactttttttcattttaatattttatgatgtatttgaatgagtaattattgttgcaaactcttttagaaatttgaattgagatcagttttggaataaaggaaagagggatgtgaaaaaaaattggggggaggggggtaaatttttcttatttaagatttcataaatataaaaaaagaaaatttcttcaaacgtTTTTTTGAGAGTATTAATATCTAACAGCATAGTGagttgctcaaaggcaaaacaaaattttaagttcatgagaccacattcattctgtgtcagaaacctatgctgtgtcaactatttaatcacattCCAAATtgagagctgaatccagcttgaatgttgtgttcatacttgccccaaccgttcagcgTTCAatctctgcggtcgtataaagctgcaccctgcggagcatctggtctattatatattgtttacgtCGACTTTTATACCTATGTATGCGTTATGGGCTTTTCTCGTGGTTGAAGGACGTATGATGATCAAAAGTTGTAAATTTCAGTTTCAGCGGTCTCTGGTAAAGGgttggtctcattggcaatcgtaccacatcttcttaataaTCCTAGCAAATTAGGATTTGAGTTGAGAGCATTTGCCACGTTTGAGAATACTTGTATTTCGTTCCAGATGATTTACATCTTAAGAAAGTCCATTGTGTGTCTTCACGTTAGACATAAttccatttataaattaattgattaaaaatatataatatgaaaaacaaGGAGAAAAGTAAAGGAGAtttattataatacaaaaaacagtgataaaataaagaaaattgatattatacaaaatattaatttatcataCATCTGCTTTTTCCTGAcgatttaaacaagaaaaacatcCAAAAAATGCCTGAATGCTGGATAAAACTGTGTTTTTCTTTCCATCTTTGTCACATTCTGTCTCCattttcttcttttctgtaaAAACAAGTGTCAAAATCAAATACGTTCATGAAAgttcaaaatcaaataagttcatgaaagtttaaaatcaaattggttCATGAAAGTTTGATAATAAGAAGTGTTATTATGTTGCAACGAAACACTTATTTAAAGACCAAAGGATAAAGTGTTTCTTATTGCATTGggaatttattaatttcaagtttatacGATGTTTTAATACTTCATTGACGTGTGTTTGTTGCAATACGAAAATATTGCTGGTCTTGTCAAAGACGTCCACGTGGAATCAACCATCATGACAATATAGAAAGTgtacatttcaataaaatgaaTACCTTTTTCCAACATCTTTTGAGTTTTTTTCTCGTGCTTTTCCACttgcttttttctctttttgtctTTCTTCTGTTGCACTTTATCAGCCTTATTGTACCTTTCCATAATCATTTCTATTCTTTTAGTGTacttttttataatcatttccTCTTCTCGGTCtaatttcttttgtcttttCTCCTCTTccatcttttctcttttttccctcctttcttcttttttcatttcttttcctATAGCTCCGTTAAGTTTGTAGTTTAGGCCTGTATCctataataattaattatttgtcatgtacaatagttatcaaaggtaccacgattataatttattacaccagacgcgcgtttcgtctacataaggctcatcagtgacactctcagatcaaaaaagttattaatctaaacaagtacaaagttgaagaacatttaggaccaaaaattcaaaaaagttgtaccaaatgcAACTAAGGTAAtgtatgtctgggataagaaaattcttgtttttttttctctaaaaaaaaatcaaatttttataaacagaatttttttttaaaaccggAACATATATcatgttagatatactgttcgtAGATTAAGATGACCATgcatattattgatattcttATTACCTTGAAAACGCCTCCAGCATTCTTCATAGTTTTTCCTGTTGGTCAGAAAgtggaaaaaaattatataccctCATTAATATCTGACCAAACAAACAAGTACTATATAACTGTGATCATAATTGTTAAAGCATAATGACATAATCGTTTTTATACGatcgcaaaaaaaaaatcatcgtcgtccgaagacgtctttagttttcagacaataactttagttttactGAATGGATCTCTATAGCGACAAAAGAAGGGTGAAACTAGGGTTTTCTGGTCAATGGACAATTAAGACAATTCagaagcagtgtaagggaggtaattcaaaaacatttaacatacaaGGTTGGGTATGTTCGGATTTACCTCCCTAATACTACCTgtcaattatgtttaaaaaaggtCAGGTTTTGGActaattgccaaaaaaaaagagatgatcattgaacaaatatgtaaaacagtATCAACGggaatttgtaattttgggcCCATTTGTAGCCGGCTGTGCGGTATGACaatcgctcattgttgaaggacgtacgaTAACCTATAGTACtaaacttctatgtcatttgtcTCTGAGGGAGAgatttctcattggcaatcacaccacatcttcttatctttGTAGTTACTGTTTAGCAagcattattgttttttttttcacggaacaaaaacagaaatgaaGTCCAGAAAAACTCATAAAATATACAACTGCAAATTAACTTAAGAAGTTACCTGCTCTCATAGATACTTCTACTTCCGCCTCCAGCTCCTTTAATTCGTCAGATATACTGAACGTTTCGTATTGCatggtcattttattttcttcttcttttatattttcggtacttttctcctcttcttttaatttgtctaaaTGGAGAATCATAATGTTCATAATAATTTGTggatttagtatttttaaaGTCGAATTGAAGGTGATGTCGGGTACATGTCAATGAGACAGGAACCTAACAAATCAAATAACCAAACGTTTCAGAgcattttatagctaactaaaaggtatggactttgctcattagTGAAGGCCGTACGGGGACCTATAATTCTCAATTTATGTgtgatttggtctcttgtggagagttgcctcatagGCAATTAAAtcccatcttctttttatatgtatctgttatttattttttacaacttGTCTTGATGCCAAGTATTCAGCTTTCAAGTTTGAGCttgacattattaaaaaaaatcatgcgtCTTCAAACAAATTATGTTTATCCACCTTTGCATATCTTTAGTTTTGTGTCAGTGGTTGCTGTTTTATTAATACTATACACGTCGCATTTacttatgtattatttttgaagttACAAAAACATACCCaataattttatcttttcaCAGGACATAAAAGCACAGGAACCACGACAATTGTAGTCAGAACTCGAAAACTTATATTATTCTTTATAATCtaacattatttttctattatttaaaaaaaaacttaaactaCAAGAATATAAACTTAATATCTAAGATGcttatttagtttaaacatatataattatatatgtttaaactaactgaAATACAGAAATCAGTTCAAGACAATGAATTATAAGCTCACATTAACTTGAAGATGccgaaaatatatttttgtctaagtaggttttaaaataaaaatagaaaaagaacaGAAAGCATAGTACTTGGATAAAAAGTATAATAGAATAACTCACCACACTCTTATTTCTATGGCGACTATCTTCGGAAGTGCTGCACAGgataaattcttttaaaagacGTCTAAAAACTTTTCCTTTTGCAATTAATCGCCAATACTTCAACTATAACGTTGTCATGCGAGATGTTTGTTTATGACGTCGATGGATGGTGATGTAGTGGCGATCAACTTTCAGTATGTTATCAATATCGTATGTATAGCACATTTAGGATTAAGTTTGTTCGTATAAATGCTCGTGTGTTCGTCATATCTGTCCCATTTTTTATCCACTACTGCTCTTGGAGAACCGCTAGCCTAAAATTTGGCAATCTTTTACTTATAGTTACAAAGTTcactcgatagttaaattatcaattttaaagtcctcgccgaggcggctctgactttaaaattgataatttaactatttcgattggataaatccgataatccactggtatcaatgcaAGAATCTATGTATTACAAGTGACGTTTATAGAGATTAACCTGCCTCAAAAAAGATAGGGgtctttatcatatacttagactaaatagcATATGaattttactgtatgataatagtATTAGATtaacgtaaattccatatttttt comes from the Mytilus trossulus isolate FHL-02 chromosome 3, PNRI_Mtr1.1.1.hap1, whole genome shotgun sequence genome and includes:
- the LOC134710571 gene encoding uncharacterized protein LOC134710571: MTMQYETFSISDELKELEAEVEVSMRAGKTMKNAGGVFKDTGLNYKLNGAIGKEMKKEERREKREKMEEEKRQKKLDREEEMIIKKYTKRIEMIMERYNKADKVQQKKDKKRKKQVEKHEKKTQKMLEKEKKKMETECDKDGKKNTVLSSIQAFFGCFSCLNRQEKADV